In the Sulfolobales archaeon genome, TTTAAAAGGGGGTGTATTGACTGCGGCGTTATAGCATCTCCAAAGGCTATGGAGGATATAGAGGATAAGATCTGTGGGATCGAGGATGGAGATAGTAGAACTAGATTCGCTATTATCTCGATGAGTAGAAAGCCTCTGGGGAGATACACACATACAGCAATAATATTCACAGTACCCAATAGACCTGGAGCCCTCTACAGGGCTCTCTCACCAATAGCTGAGGCATCTATAAACATGAGCTTCATATACTCCAGACCAACAAGACTATCGCCATGGCAGTACTTCTTCCTAGCAGAGCTCGAATGTTATGAATGTGATGAGGCCTTGGATAATATGAAGAGATACACAACATCCCTTAAAATAGTAGGTAAATATGCTATAGAGAGCATTTAAACATTACTATCTAGCTCAGCTTAATATGGTTATATGAAGATTTATATTTCTTAGAGCTAAACTCGATACTGGAGGTGATTTCTAGTGGTATCTCAGCAAAGATTAATAGGTGTTATAATAGCAATAATAATACTAGTAGGCATTATAGCCTTCATAGCATTCATGCCTAGAGCGCCTATACAGGAGGCTCCTAAGGTTACAACCCCTGTTACAATTCCCACCATGGCGACAACACCGGTTAGAGAGCAGGTCACAGCTATAACTACGCCACAATATGCAACCCCTACAACTCCAACTTCGTCTAGAGATGTTCTTAGGGTTGCTATAGGCACGGATCTAGATACCCTCGATCCTCATGATCAGACAACGAATCTTGTGGAAAATGTGATAATGCATGTATGCGATAGACTATTCGATAGAGATGTTAATGGGAATCTAGTCCCAATGCTTGCAACGAAGCTGGATGTTTCAAGTGATGGGCTAACCTATACAATCTATCTCAGGCAGGGGGTGAAATTCCATAACGGGGAGATCCTAACAGCTGATACTGTTAAGCTGAACTTTGACAGGATCTTCAATGCTTCAGCTAAGAAGAGGCTGTCAGCATATTTACCCAATATACAATCATATAGAGTGATCAACGACACAGTGTTTGAGATAAAGCTTTCGAAACCCTTTGCACCCTTTGCGATGTCCCTCTCCCTAGTATATATCCTTGCTAGAGAGGCTATAGAGAAATATGGAGATATCCTATCAAAAGATCCTAGAGGTCTGATCTGCACAGGGCCATTCAGGATGGTTGAGTGGGTTAAGGGTACGAGGGTTGTTCTAGAGAGGTTTGATGGCTATTGGGGAGGTGTTGTCCCTCTCAAGAGGATTATCTTCTATATAGTGCCTGAAGAATCCACTAGAGAGGCTATGTTATTAGCTGGCGATGTAGATCTGGTTTTCTGGCCTCCTCTAGCATCTCTGCCCAGGCTTAACCAGACCCAGGGGATAAAGATCATTCAGTACCCCACATATAGGTATGTCATGCTGAACTTTAACTTCGACTACCCAGCTTTCCAGGATAAGAGGGTGAGGCAGGCTCTGAACTATGCTATAGATAAGGAGGCAATTGTGTCTAGAATTTTCTATGGTACTGCTACAATTGTTAAGAGCCCATGGCAGATAGGGATGTTCGGCTATAGTGAGGTGGGCTATTATAAATACGATCCCCAGAAGGCTAAGCAGCTCTTGGAAGAAGCCGGATTTACCCCAGGGCCTGATGGGATCCTTATACACCCCCAGTATGGTAAGTTCTCTATAAAAATGGTTCATATGAAGGGAAGATTCCCTGGTGATGTGGAGCTGGCACAGGCTATTCAGGGGTATCTGAGAAGCATAGGGATCGATGTAGAGCTTGTAACAGGTGATTGGCCCTGGTACATCAATACCATATACAGCTCTCCCTCTGACAAGGCTAAGAATGGATACTACCTGTTCCAGAGAAGCTGGGGACCCAACATACCTGATCCATACTATACGATCTACTTCCTATATAGCTGTGAAATGTGGGTTGGGCCTGATAAGACACAGCATAAGGGTATAAACCTAACCTCTGCTGGAAGAAATATAGGGTATTACTGTAATAGAGAGTTTGAGAGTCTCTTGAAATCCTATATCACAGAAGTAGATGAGGCTAAGAGGCTGGAGCTGGCCAGGGCTATGGCGAGGATTCTATGGGATGACGCGCCAGCTGTATTCCTATTCCAGCTAAATATATTTGTAGCAGCTAAGTCAAACCTAGAGGGGCTTGTCTTCGTTCCTGGAGAGCAGATTTACCTAGCTAAAGCATATTTCAGGTGATCCCTTGGGCTCCCTCACAACATATATAGTGAAGAGGTCGCTAGCAGCTATACCAACGCTAATTGGAGCTGCAACCCTGATCTTTTTTCTTGTAAGGGTATTACCAGGGGATCCTGTTCATATACTGGCTGGTGAACAGACAAGCCCTGAGATCATTGAGAGGCTTAGATCCGAATTTGGATTAGATAAACCTATATATATTCAATATTTTCTCTATCTAAAATCTATTTTCACCCTTGATTTCGGTACCTCTTATAGGACATATACACCTGTGATCTCAGAGATACTATCTAGGTTTCCCAATACAGTTATCCTAGCATTATCAGCTATGGCTATATCGATTTCCCTAGGAATAGTTCTCGGGATAATAATGGCCCTAAGAGCTGGAACTATATTGGATAGGGCTTTACTAATATTTACAAGCATCTATGTCTCCATGCCTGTTTTCTGGCTGGGTCTTATACTCATATATATATTTGCTGTACAGCTAAAGCTATTACCCGCAGGGGGCATCGGTTCTCCGGCACATATAGTGCTACCATCAATAGCGCTTAGCCATACGCCCCTCTCCTATATAGCTAGGATTACTAGATCATCTATGTTAGAGGTAATGTCTCAGGACCATGTTAGGATGGCAGTTGCTAGGGGGATGCCTATAAGGGTTATTATATTTAATCATGTTCTGAGAAACTCACTGATAAACGTTATAACAGTTATAGGCTATTTCGTAGGCGTTCTTCTAGGGGGTGCTGTAGTTACAGAGACCGTGTTTGCCTATCCAGGGATCGGGAGGCTGTTGATCGAGTCTATTGCTGCTAGGGACTATGTAATGGTGCAGGGAATAGTAATATTTATAACATTCATATTTATACTTGTAAACCTAGCTGTAGATATTATCTATAGGATCATAGATCCTAGGGTGAGGCTGTGATGGGTATAGAACGGTATGGAATATATCTCCCACATCTATCGAGGATCTATAGGTTTATAGCTAGAGATAAATTCCTCTTGGCCTTCTTCATAGTATTGGTTTCTATAGTTATTATGTCAGCATTGGCAGACCTGATAGCTCCCAGCGATCCCTATAGGATCAACTTAGCTGAAAAGCTGAGTCCGCCCTCGCTTAGCCATATAATGGGGACAGACCAGCTTGGTAGGGATCTCTTCAGCAGAATTCTATATGGGGGGAGATATACCCTTATGCTTAGTGCCGCATCCATAGCATTAGCGCTCCTCATAGGCTTGGCTGTGGGAACGATCTCTGGTTATTATAGGGGGTGGTTAGATCTTGTAGTACAAAGGATCGTGGATATCCTAATGGCTTTTCCAACAATAGTCTTGGCTATAGCCCTAGCCACATTTATAGGTTCAAAACCTGAAACACTTGTAATAGCTGTTGGCATAGCGGAATCCCCCTTCATGGTGAGGGTTATAAGGAGCGCGGTGCTGGGTATAAGGGAGATGCCATATATAGAAGCTGTTAAGCTTATGGGCTACAGCGATCTATATGTGATCGCTAGACATGTGATACCAAATATAGTTTACGTAATAATACCCCAGACAACATTGCAGATGGGGTCGGCTATCCTAACTATTGCAGCCCTTGGTTTTCTAGGTATAGGGATAAAGCCTCCAACCCCTGAATGGGGATCAATGCTTAATGAGGCGAGAACCTATTTAATGGATCATCCACATCTACTAGTGTTTCCAGGCCTCATGATATTTCTAGCTATAGTTAGCTTCAATATAATTGGGGAGGGATTAAGAAACATTTTAGATCCTAAGGCAAGGGTTACATACAATATCATTGGAGTAAGAACTGGCTCTATATTTAGAAAGCCTAGTGGTGATAGGCATGGAGGGTAATGAATATCTATTAAGCATCAAATCCCTTACAATAGGCTATTTAACTGAGAAAGGTATTTTAAAGGCTGTAAAGGATGTAGATCTCTATGTGGGAAGGGGCGAGGGTGTTTGTGTTGTAGGGGAATCAGGATCTGGAAAGACTACTCTTGCCAACGCTATATTGGGGATCCTCCCGCCTAATGCGATAGTGCTTGGAGGCTCGATAGTTTTTGAAGGTATAGATCTTTTAAGGGTGGATCAAAGACTCAGAGCCTCTATACTTGGTGTAAAAATAGGTCTAGTTCCTCAGAACCCTTCCTCCTCATTAAACCCAATACTTAGGATTGAGGATCAGTTCTGCGAGATATTGAAATATAGAAGGGGTATTAAAGATAGACATCGATGTAGAGAGATTACGGAAGAGCTTTTAAGCAAAACAGGGATCAGAGATCCCGATCGTGTGATGAAGCAGTATCCTCACCAGCTTAGCGGGGGTATGAAGCAAAGGGTTTTAATAGCAATGGCTCTATCAACTTCTCCTAAGCTTATAGTTGCTGATGAGCCAACATCAATGCTAGATGCAACTATCCAGGCACAGATATTAGATGTGCTTTCAGATATAAAGAGAGGAGGTCTATCGATCTTAATGATCACACACGATCTCGGTGTTGCGGAGCGAATATGTGAGAGGATCTATATAATGTACTATGGCGAGATCATGGAGTTTGGAAGTGTAGATAAGATTATGAGTAAGCCTCTCCATCCATATACAAAGATGCTCTTAGAACATGCATTCCTCGGATTCAAGTCAAGTGGTAGGAAGGAGACTCAGTATAGAGGTGTAGAAGATCTTAAGATCTATGGGAATGAGGACGAATGTATATTTAGCCCTAGATGCCCCTACGCCTTTAACAGATGTTTTGTTGAGAAGCCAAAGATGTTGGGAGATAGTAATAGCGGTGTTAAATGTTTTCTATATTAGGGGTATCTAATATGTTATCCATAATGGTACTAGAGAATGTTTATAAATACTATCCAGCGGTAGAGACTATCTATAGAAAGCCGAATCTATATATAAAGGCTGTTGATGGTGTGAGCCTAGAGATAAGGGAGGGTGAGGTATTAGGGATAGTAGGTGAATCTGGATGTGGAAAGACTACTTTAGCGAGAATAGCTGCTGGACTCCTTAAACCTGATAAGGGTAGGGTTCTGTTTAGGGGTATAGATATATATTCAAGCAAAATTAGTAAGGAGTTAAGGAAGAAGATCCAAATGATCTATCAAGATCCTGAGGTCTCGCTAGATCCGAGATATAGTGTTAGGAAAACATTAGAGGAGGCGTTGAGGGCTTCTAGAAGGGATATGAGAGAGATCCTAGATCTATTGAGGATATTGAGACTTCCAGGCGATATATTGGATAAAATCCCGCAACAGCTCTCAGGCGGGCAGAAGCAGAGGGTTGCAATAGCAAGAGCAATAGCTATGAGGCCTGAGCTTCTAATAGCTGATGAGCCAACCTCGGCCCTTGATGTAACGACAAGAACACAGATCCTCAATATATTATTAGATCTAAATAGGGAATATGGTATAACGATCGTGTTGATAACACACGATCTCGGGGTCGCTGCTTATTTAAGCGATCGTATAGCAGTCATGTATTTGGGCAAAATAGTAGAGGTTGGGAAAACCGAAGAAGTTATTAAAGAGCCTCTCCACCCATATACCATGACATTGATCTCATCAAGTCCTTCAGCATCTAGACTATCAAAAGCCTCTCTAAAGCCCGTTGGAGAGGTAGCATCGTTGAGAGAGATTCCACATGGCTGTAGATTCCATCCGAGGTGCCCGTTTGCCATGGATATATGTAGGAGGGAGGAGCCCCCGTATTTCCAGATAGATAAGGATCATATATCGGCGTGCTGGCTACATAAGGGTTAAAAACCGCTAATTTCGAGCCAAGTTATATATTTAGTTATTAAATAAATATAACCCATTGTAGCCACTAGTATGGCACTATTATATATTATTAATATTGAAGGCATTAGCAAGTCTCTTTGAATATTTAGTGGATTTCAAAAGCCTCTTGATCTTTGCTATTAAATGCTTAGGTGGTTCAGTCGTACTAGATTTAAAATGCTTTGAAAATAGTATTAGAGGATAGCCATGGATGAATATACGAGATATGCGGTTGAGGTTCTATCTGAGATCATAAGAATACCAACTGTGAATCCACCTGGTTTTGAATATAAAAGATGTGCCGAGGCTCTATCAAAGAGACTGGCTGAGATAGGCTTTGAGGTTGATGTGATCGAGATACCGGATGAGTATCTAGATAAATACTATCCATATTCTCCACAGCACAAGGGATATCCAAGGCTTTTAGTATATGGTAAGAGGGGAAGGGGTGGCAGGGTTTTGCACTTTAATGGGCATTATGATGTTGTTCCCCCTGGTAGCGGGTGGACTAAGGATCCATTTGTGCCTGTGATAGAGGGGGATAGGATCTATGGTAGAGGTTCCACTGATATGAAGGGAGGGATCGCGGCTGTTATAGCTGCGCTCAAGAAGATCCATGATCAGGGGTTTGATAGAAACCTCACAATAGAAGCTCTATTCGTACCTGATGAAGAGGCAGGCGGGGTTGGGACTAGATATTATGTGGAAAAAATATCCAGAGCTCCTGATTATGTAGTAGTTGCTGAGCCAAGCTCATCCACAAGACTTGTTATAGGGCATAAGGGCCTTATAAGGGGGGTTGTAAGTGTATATGGAAAGCAGGCCCATGGAAGTGCTCCATGGCTTGGTGAAAACGCCTTTCTAAATGCTTCAAAGCTTGCCCTTAGATTTATGGAGCTATATAATCCCATCCTCGCCAGTAGGGTGACAAGGGCGCCGGTAGATGAGGAGAGGGCTGGACATCCAACTATAAACCTGGGCGGCTATGCTGAATCTTTATCTAGGAAAGATAACACGGTTC is a window encoding:
- a CDS encoding ABC transporter permease translates to MGIERYGIYLPHLSRIYRFIARDKFLLAFFIVLVSIVIMSALADLIAPSDPYRINLAEKLSPPSLSHIMGTDQLGRDLFSRILYGGRYTLMLSAASIALALLIGLAVGTISGYYRGWLDLVVQRIVDILMAFPTIVLAIALATFIGSKPETLVIAVGIAESPFMVRVIRSAVLGIREMPYIEAVKLMGYSDLYVIARHVIPNIVYVIIPQTTLQMGSAILTIAALGFLGIGIKPPTPEWGSMLNEARTYLMDHPHLLVFPGLMIFLAIVSFNIIGEGLRNILDPKARVTYNIIGVRTGSIFRKPSGDRHGG
- a CDS encoding M20 family metallopeptidase encodes the protein MDEYTRYAVEVLSEIIRIPTVNPPGFEYKRCAEALSKRLAEIGFEVDVIEIPDEYLDKYYPYSPQHKGYPRLLVYGKRGRGGRVLHFNGHYDVVPPGSGWTKDPFVPVIEGDRIYGRGSTDMKGGIAAVIAALKKIHDQGFDRNLTIEALFVPDEEAGGVGTRYYVEKISRAPDYVVVAEPSSSTRLVIGHKGLIRGVVSVYGKQAHGSAPWLGENAFLNASKLALRFMELYNPILASRVTRAPVDEERAGHPTINLGGYAESLSRKDNTVPGEFVFSIDRRVIPEENLDQVISELEEILRKASEDTRVRHELRILSAVPPSLTPQDSLLVKVSDTCIEKVLKVRPRISISTGRNDSVYYRLKGSEVITYGPGVEGIAHMPDEYNSIQEISRSIDVYLCIASSLEKLV
- a CDS encoding ABC transporter permease produces the protein MGSLTTYIVKRSLAAIPTLIGAATLIFFLVRVLPGDPVHILAGEQTSPEIIERLRSEFGLDKPIYIQYFLYLKSIFTLDFGTSYRTYTPVISEILSRFPNTVILALSAMAISISLGIVLGIIMALRAGTILDRALLIFTSIYVSMPVFWLGLILIYIFAVQLKLLPAGGIGSPAHIVLPSIALSHTPLSYIARITRSSMLEVMSQDHVRMAVARGMPIRVIIFNHVLRNSLINVITVIGYFVGVLLGGAVVTETVFAYPGIGRLLIESIAARDYVMVQGIVIFITFIFILVNLAVDIIYRIIDPRVRL
- a CDS encoding ABC transporter ATP-binding protein encodes the protein MEGNEYLLSIKSLTIGYLTEKGILKAVKDVDLYVGRGEGVCVVGESGSGKTTLANAILGILPPNAIVLGGSIVFEGIDLLRVDQRLRASILGVKIGLVPQNPSSSLNPILRIEDQFCEILKYRRGIKDRHRCREITEELLSKTGIRDPDRVMKQYPHQLSGGMKQRVLIAMALSTSPKLIVADEPTSMLDATIQAQILDVLSDIKRGGLSILMITHDLGVAERICERIYIMYYGEIMEFGSVDKIMSKPLHPYTKMLLEHAFLGFKSSGRKETQYRGVEDLKIYGNEDECIFSPRCPYAFNRCFVEKPKMLGDSNSGVKCFLY
- a CDS encoding ABC transporter substrate-binding protein is translated as MVSQQRLIGVIIAIIILVGIIAFIAFMPRAPIQEAPKVTTPVTIPTMATTPVREQVTAITTPQYATPTTPTSSRDVLRVAIGTDLDTLDPHDQTTNLVENVIMHVCDRLFDRDVNGNLVPMLATKLDVSSDGLTYTIYLRQGVKFHNGEILTADTVKLNFDRIFNASAKKRLSAYLPNIQSYRVINDTVFEIKLSKPFAPFAMSLSLVYILAREAIEKYGDILSKDPRGLICTGPFRMVEWVKGTRVVLERFDGYWGGVVPLKRIIFYIVPEESTREAMLLAGDVDLVFWPPLASLPRLNQTQGIKIIQYPTYRYVMLNFNFDYPAFQDKRVRQALNYAIDKEAIVSRIFYGTATIVKSPWQIGMFGYSEVGYYKYDPQKAKQLLEEAGFTPGPDGILIHPQYGKFSIKMVHMKGRFPGDVELAQAIQGYLRSIGIDVELVTGDWPWYINTIYSSPSDKAKNGYYLFQRSWGPNIPDPYYTIYFLYSCEMWVGPDKTQHKGINLTSAGRNIGYYCNREFESLLKSYITEVDEAKRLELARAMARILWDDAPAVFLFQLNIFVAAKSNLEGLVFVPGEQIYLAKAYFR
- a CDS encoding ABC transporter ATP-binding protein; the encoded protein is MLSIMVLENVYKYYPAVETIYRKPNLYIKAVDGVSLEIREGEVLGIVGESGCGKTTLARIAAGLLKPDKGRVLFRGIDIYSSKISKELRKKIQMIYQDPEVSLDPRYSVRKTLEEALRASRRDMREILDLLRILRLPGDILDKIPQQLSGGQKQRVAIARAIAMRPELLIADEPTSALDVTTRTQILNILLDLNREYGITIVLITHDLGVAAYLSDRIAVMYLGKIVEVGKTEEVIKEPLHPYTMTLISSSPSASRLSKASLKPVGEVASLREIPHGCRFHPRCPFAMDICRREEPPYFQIDKDHISACWLHKG